The following coding sequences lie in one Desertifilum tharense IPPAS B-1220 genomic window:
- a CDS encoding XisI protein has product MVVEQYRQYIQQLLSERAKRASPQQNAQEYEVQTVFDTERDHYQLLYVGWRGSRREFGCILHLDIKDGKIWIQHDGTEVGIANQLVELGVPKTDIVLAFHEPEIRQFTDFGTGIDKTD; this is encoded by the coding sequence ATGGTTGTAGAGCAATATCGACAGTATATCCAACAACTGCTTTCAGAACGAGCTAAACGGGCTTCACCGCAGCAAAATGCCCAAGAATATGAAGTGCAGACTGTCTTTGACACCGAACGCGATCATTATCAACTGCTGTATGTGGGCTGGAGAGGCAGCAGGCGGGAGTTTGGCTGTATTTTACATCTTGATATCAAAGATGGAAAAATTTGGATTCAACATGATGGAACAGAAGTCGGAATTGCCAATCAACTCGTTGAACTAGGCGTTCCTAAAACAGATATTGTTTTGGCATTTCACGAACCTGAGATCCGCCAGTTCACAGACTTTGGTACAGGAATCGATAAAACTGATTGA